One part of the Nymphaea colorata isolate Beijing-Zhang1983 chromosome 8, ASM883128v2, whole genome shotgun sequence genome encodes these proteins:
- the LOC116259016 gene encoding lysine-specific histone demethylase 1 homolog 1-like, which yields MDEGRDTTAEASSAGRPSPENPPHGLFSQPEISPPVPFTSPAHPLLDEGESRGALGTFNTDQRPIPENAISTPLMTPEIRGLPEDSSSVPGTASQAVPQPAAEGPFPLDTRESSENMLSDSLTTTEDVSTLSPALSELHAPHSGTDGLMEDIPATDLQDMPETVLPAAEAPTGHLPVDPNQPTVAAEQPVKRKRGRKKKLPPQPAPPDPAGGLRVLRRKARSCVYNEKLMDNILQMQIDDMEAKAEIKRRKLADLTKELEIEAMIAHSVGFSSDSLSEEEIEFGVLESTGGIDQANYIVVRNHILTRWRSNVTVWLTEDRIFESIRRAHRSLVSSAYAFLLAHGYINFGVQPPVREAKVRANVLIVGAGLAGLAAAKQLRFLGFKVAVIEGRNRAGGRVFTKKMAGDGVMAAADLGGSVLTGINGNPLGVMARQLGLPLHKVRDQCPLYRPDGKAVNADVDAKVEELFNGLLDKVCKLRQAMGEIASIDVSLGVALETFRRVYQVAEDKEEMMLLNWHLANLEYANAGLLSNLSLAFWDQDDPYEMGGDHCFIPGGNERLVRVLVENLPVFYGRAVQEIRYGSDGVLVVAGGQVFRGDMVLCTVPLGVLKSGSIKFEPELPQMKKDAIARLGFGLLNKVAMLFPHVFWSGGIDTFGHLTEEPRQRGEFFLFYSYASVSGGPLLIALVAGESAINFEDMPPGDAVKRVLEVLRGIFTPKGIEVPDPIQAVCTRWGKDKFTYGSYSHVAVGSSGDDYDILAESVGGGRVFFAGEATNRRYPATMHGALLSGLREAANISRAASRRGISVQAEQIRGEGVEESVLADLFLSPDMTFGNFSVLFDPTCDYPDAVSLLRLSVGGKTCSVKPESGNDDVKGSHAPLSLYSLIPKSQALELSNVQGDDNRVRFLFEKFGARLVGRRGLGSSGDKFIAAVQSSRPKVGLADAPS from the coding sequence ATGGACGAGGGACGCGATACCACGGCAGAAGCGTCCTCGGCCGGACGCCCGTCGCCTGAAAATCCTCCGCACGGGCTCTTCTCTCAGCCGGAAATCTCCCCTCCTGTACCGTTTACTTCGCCGGCGCATCCCCTCTTGGATGAGGGCGAGTCGCGGGGGGCTCTTGGGACTTTCAATACCGATCAGCGTCCCATCCCGGAAAACGCCATATCAACACCATTGATGACGCCCGAGATTCGAGGTCTACCAGAAGACTCTTCTTCCGTTCCCGGGACAGCTTCACAAGCCGTTCCTCAGCCGGCGGCCGAGGGCCCTTTTCCATTGGATACCAGAGAATCGTCCGAGAACATGCTATCGGACTCTCTGACGACAACGGAAGACGTTTCAACCCTGTCGCCGGCATTGTCCGAGCTTCATGCTCCACATTCTGGTACCGACGGTTTGATGGAAGATATTCCTGCTACTGACCTGCAGGATATGCCGGAAACCGTTCTTCCGGCAGCAGAGGCGCCTACAGGGCACCTTCCCGTGGATCCGAATCAGCCGACAGTGGCCGCGGAACAGCCGGTGAAGCGAAAGCGAGGACGGAAAAAGAAGCTGCCGCCGCAACCCGCTCCACCGGATCCTGCAGGCGGCCTGCGAGTTCTTCGGCGGAAGGCTAGGTCATGTGTCTACAACGAGAAGCTGATGGACAACATTCTCCAGATGCAGATCGACGACATGGAGGCCAAGGCGGAGATCAAGCGCCGCAAGCTCGCCGACCTCACGAAGGAGCTGGAGATTGAGGCAATGATTGCGCACTCCGTTGGCTTCTCTTCCGACTCCTTGTCAGAGGAGGAGATCGAATTCGGGGTGCTAGAATCGACCGGCGGTATCGATCAGGCGAACTACATAGTCGTCCGCAACCACATACTCACGAGGTGGAGATCGAACGTGACTGTCTGGTTGACGGAGGACCGCATCTTCGAGTCGATTCGGAGGGCTCACCGGTCGCTCGTGAGCTCTGCCTATGCCTTCCTTCTTGCCCATGGCTACATCAACTTCGGAGTTCAACCACCCGTCCGGGAGGCTAAGGTTCGGGCCAACGTGCTGATTGTGGGGGCGGGGCTTGCAGGTCTGGCAGCAGCAAAGCAGCTGAGGTTTCTAGGTTTCAAGGTCGCGGTCATCGAAGGGAGGAACCGAGCTGGCGGACGCGTCTTCACAAAGAAGATGGCAGGAGATGGAGTGATGGCCGCTGCCGATCTTGGAGGGAGCGTACTTACGGGAATCAACGGGAATCCTCTCGGCGTCATGGCTCGGCAGCTAGGACTTCCTCTTCATAAGGTTCGTGACCAGTGCCCTCTGTACCGGCCGGATGGGAAGGCGGTGAACGCAGATGTCGATGCCAAGGTGGAAGAGCTCTTCAATGGTCTGCTTGACAAGGTTTGTAAGCTTAGACAAGCTATGGGCGAGATTGCATCAATTGATGTTTCTCTTGGTGTTGCTCTTGAGACTTTCCGGCGAGTGTATCAGGTTGCAGAGGATAAAGAGGAAATGATGCTACTGAATTGGCATTTAGCGAATTTGGAGTATGCAAATGCTGGCCTTCTATCGAACCTTTCTCTTGCATTTTGGGATCAAGATGACCCGTATGAGATGGGTGGGGATCATTGCTTCATACCTGGAGGAAATGAGAGGCTTGTGAGAGTCCTGGTTGAGAATTTGCCGGTCTTCTACGGGAGAGCGGTGCAGGAGATACGTTATGGGTCAGATGGTGTTCTCGTTGTTGCCGGAGGGCAGGTTTTCCGCGGTGACATGGTTCTCTGCACTGTTCCACTAGGTGTGCTAAAGAGTGGCTCAATAAAGTTTGAGCCTGAGCTTCCACAGATGAAAAAGGACGCCATTGCGAGGTTGGGATTTGGGTTGTTGAACAAGGTGGCGATGCTGTTTCCCCATGTATTCTGGAGTGGAGGTATTGACACTTTTGGTCACCTGACGGAGGAGCCGAGACAGCGAGGCGAATTCTTTCTGTTCTATAGCTACGCATCTGTGTCAGGAGGGCCTCTGCTGATTGCTTTGGTAGCGGGAGAATCCGCCATTAACTTCGAGGACATGCCTCCAGGCGATGCTGTGAAGAGAGTCCTTGAGGTCTTGAGAGGGATATTTACTCCCAAAGGAATTGAGGTTCCGGATCCAATTCAGGCAGTTTGTACACGCTGGGGCAAGGATAAGTTCACTTATGGCTCCTACTCCCATGTTGCAGTAGGCTCATCCGGCGATGACTATGATATCCTAGCAGAAAGTGTCGGAGGTGGGAGGGTATTTTTCGCTGGGGAGGCCACTAATAGACGGTATCCTGCTACAATGCACGGCGCTCTCCTCAGTGGACTGAGGGAGGCTGCTAACATTTCAAGAGCTGCATCCCGGAGGGGAATCTCAGTCCAAGCAGAGCAAATTAGAGGGGAAGGGGTCGAGGAATCAGTTCTGGCGGATCTTTTTCTTAGTCCTGATATGACGTTTGGGAATTTCTCTGTTTTGTTTGATCCAACATGTGATTATCCTGATGCGGTTTCGTTGCTGAGGTTGTCGGTTGGGGGGAAAACTTGCAGCGTAAAGCCTGAATCTGGCAACGATGATGTTAAGGGGTCGCATGCACCTCTTTCTCTATATTCTTTGATACCTAAGTCACAGGCTTTGGAGTTGAGTAATGTTCAAGGCGATGATAATCGAGTAAGGTTCCTGTTCGAGAAATTTGGTGCAAGGTTAGTCGGCCGGAGAGGATTGGGCAGTTCGGGTGATAAGTTTATCGCTGCAGTGCAGTCTTCTCGACCCAAGGTTGGTCTAGCTGATGCACCTTCGTAA
- the LOC116258934 gene encoding uncharacterized protein LOC116258934, producing MASEAESEENLLRVGAIPAIDLRFLSQEDLNCLATLSDELRLLRRDDVVVPKIDRSVFNESAGSRRQTYSRLRLAQRKDEAVAVRGGRRRTGLLTVSRHPAGSVDNSGTRDNDLIVSLLRDLFSKENPASSASKNGFPPRVSSPVEGMGARSIGTVGLLEDLSSRPRKRRKKDDARRKMQGSLSQGVRGERLDNGVSSSSAGAQNGVLNVLPLASEDIFVAELNRRTAGLVSEADVLGFLGRLPGRWASRRKKKKFVEASDVGEGLPKGWKILVGIRRKHGRVYVDCRKYISPSGKQFITYKEVYSHLMSSVGSHAASWDISPNLGVDNTSVNKLPPGKSVVAKEDSQKDNSQPQTVVVSLVSTTLSASSDNDGHLSHKVKNPVKDQFRSLLECRQCKVSFCKKEEFMQHLLTAHQRNAKTCRPYKTIGEGVIIKDGKYECQICHKIFEERHRYNGHVGVHVRHYVRSLEALPDEIIVEKNVDQLSHVGVTSMGCEMHSAIGNDSNSLDDGSDVKTNGQQTVTHGSSVNNSEMCIDGNASDSTPRDATSAIVSCATLTNIADEQNNDAAIVHRKEEKVGSVENANGFSNEEDDIANSCLPSNLNGTSDSVKLDVKDKGIDNSANSFDGFHKDLANNSGAGGQKCTVDETSKCYNLDSGFDGLYGDKEQVFKPIVAESAVLVDGKSEKQCKLTDSSSVSLQSSSCLFSHEMKIKKGEDEPKIAGQTDERSCSEKVPVGDSKQPISIPVDLDCGVALVEAIGTSVQPDWDALLPKIVNNHQVTTVCVWCRKEFNHEGIDPETQPDSVGFMCPACKAKISGKLNVLDDGLVKNFDPL from the exons ATGGCGTCCGAAGCCGAGTCGGAGGAGAACCTCCTCCGAGTCGGGGCGATTCCGGCCATCGACCTGCGATTCCTGTCTCAGGAAGATCTTAATTGCCTCGCTACCCTTTCCGACGAGCTCCGCCTTTTGCGACGCGATGACGTCGTCGTCCCGAAGATCGACCGCTCGGTTTTCAACGAGAGCGCTGGAAGCAGGAGGCAGACGTACTCCAGGCTCCGGCTTGCTCAGAGAAAGGACGAAGCCGTGGCCGTCAGAGGCGGCCGTCGTCGAACCGGGCTTCTTACGGTTTCGCGCCATCCCGCCGGCTCCGTGGACAACTCGGGTACCAGGGACAACGATCTGATCGTCAGTCTCCTCCGAGACTTGTTCTCGAAGGAAAATCCGGCGTCTTCTGCATCGAAGAATGGGTTCCCCCCTAGGGTTTCTTCTCCTGTTGAGGGAATGGGAGCGAGATCCATCGGCACCGTGGgtttgttggaggatctttcttCGCGACcgaggaaaaggaggaagaaagacgACGCAAGGAGGAAAATGCAGGGCTCGCTGTCTCAGGGAGTTCGCGGCGAACGCTTGGATAATGGCGTGAGTTCGTCTTCCGCTGGTGCACAGAACGGAGTTCTCAACGTGCTTCCCTTGGCGAGTGAGGATATCTTCGTTGCGGAGTTGAACAGGAGAACGGCAGGTCTGGTGAGCGAAGCAGATGTACTCGGGTTCTTAGGCAGATTGCCTGGCCGGTGGGCGTctagaaggaagaagaagaagtttgttGAGGCGAGCGATGTTGGCGAAGGATTACCAAAAGGTTGGAAGATTTTGGTGGGCATTCGGCGGAAACATGGTCGTGTGTACGTCGACTGCCGCAAGTACATAAG cCCGAGCGGGAAGCAATTTATTACCTACAAGGAGGTGTATTCTCATTTGATGTCTTCAGTTGGGTCCCATGCTGCAAGttgggacatttctccaaattTAGGTGTTGACAATACTTCGGTGAATAAATTGCCTCCAGGAAAA AGTGTTGTTGCTAAGGAGGACAGCCAGAAAGACAACTCTCAGCCTCAAACGGTGGTCGTAAGCCTTGTGTCAACGACTCTCTCTGCTTCTTCTGATAACGATGGACATCTCTCGCATAAGGTAAAGAATCCAGTGAAGGACCAATTCAGGAGTTTGCTTGAATGCCGTCAGTGCAAAGTGAGTTTCTGCAAGAAGGAGGAGTTTATGCAGCACTTGCTGACAGCCCATCAGAGAAATGCGAAGACATGTCGACCTTATAAAACTATTGGTGAAGGTGTTATCATTAAAGATGGAAAGTATGAGTGCCAGATTTGCCACAAGATTTTTGAAGAGAGGCATCGCTATAATGGTCATGTTGGTGTACATGTGAGACATTATGTTAGAAGTCTTGAAGCATTGCCGGATGAGATAATTGTGGAGAAAAACGTTGATCAATTGTCACATGTTGGAGTTACTTCAATGGGTTGTGAAATGCATTCTGCTATTGGTAATGACAGTAATTCATTGGATGATGGCTCTGATGTTAAAACTAATGGTCAACAAACTGTTACTCACGGAAGCTCTGTCAATAATTCAGAGATGTGTATAGACGGGAATGCTTCTGATTCTACTCCAAGGGATGCTACCAGCGCAATTGTTTCTTGTGCTACTTTAACGAACATTGCTGATGAGCAGAATAATGATGCTGCAATTGTTCAtcgaaaagaagaaaaggttggcTCTGTTGAGAACGCAAATGGATTTAGTAATGAGGAAGATGATATTGCAAATTCCTGTTTGCCTTCCAATCTGAATGGCACGTCTGATAGTGTCAAGCTTGATGTGAAAGACAAAGGCATCGACAACTCTGCAAACAGTTTTGATGGCTTTCACAAGGATCTTGCCAATAATTCTGGAGCAGGTGGACAAAAATGTACGGTCGATGAAACAAGCAAATGCTACAATCTTGACAGTGGTTTTGATGGTCTTTATGGTGATAAAGAGCAGGTTTTTAAGCCAATTGTAGCTGAATCTGCGGTTCTAGTTGatggaaaaagtgaaaaacaatgCAAGTTGACAGACTCATCATCTGTGTCCTTGCAATCATCAAGCTGTTTGTTTTCACATGAGATGAAGATAAAAAAG GGAGAAGATGAACCGAAGATTGCTGGCCAGACGGATGAGAGATCTTGTTCGGAGAAGGTACCAGTGGGTGACAGTAAGCAACCGATATCAATCCCAGTGGACCTGGACTGTGGTGTTGCCCTGGTTGAAGCCATTGGGACTTCGGTGCAGCCGGACTGGGATGCATTGTTGCCAAAGATCGTCAACAACCATCAGGTTACTACTGTATGTGTATGGTGCAGAAAGGAATTCAACCATGAGGGAATTGATCCTGAGACACAACCCGACTCTGTTGGTTTCATGTGTCCTGCATGCAAGGCTAAAATCTCAGGGAAACTTAATGTACTGGATGATGGCTTAGTAAAGAATTTTGATCCACTCTAG